A part of Paenibacillus donghaensis genomic DNA contains:
- a CDS encoding helix-turn-helix transcriptional regulator, whose protein sequence is MLKVTPRLNELLKEKGYTSQASFAEKFGFSQKTINSFDNSKQHRTVLLFGVAKALGVMVDELFIVEEVTDTKEDSKGV, encoded by the coding sequence ATGTTAAAGGTCACTCCGCGATTAAATGAACTACTTAAAGAAAAGGGCTACACCAGTCAAGCCTCATTCGCAGAAAAGTTTGGTTTTTCGCAAAAAACAATAAATTCGTTCGATAATAGCAAACAACATAGAACAGTTTTACTATTCGGCGTTGCTAAAGCTTTAGGTGTGATGGTTGATGAATTGTTTATTGTTGAAGAAGTTACAGACACCAAAGAGGATTCTAAAGGGGTTTAA
- a CDS encoding helix-turn-helix domain-containing protein, whose product MAKYKLTPKLSKILKERGIKQLHIAIKAEIPQPYISRFDGPDKGHYDISNLYSIAESLNLKIEDLFTIEETNKEDPDN is encoded by the coding sequence ATGGCAAAATATAAACTTACACCAAAGTTATCAAAAATATTAAAAGAACGTGGCATAAAGCAATTGCACATAGCAATCAAAGCTGAAATACCACAGCCTTATATATCTAGGTTTGATGGACCAGACAAGGGGCATTATGACATATCGAATCTATATTCAATTGCCGAATCGCTGAATCTCAAAATTGAAGATCTGTTTACGATAGAAGAAACAAATAAAGAGGACCCCGATAATTGA
- a CDS encoding SHOCT domain-containing protein, translated as MRLIGCLFMFILFIVVISAFGSSVGAGITTIIIIGLLGGVLYYIADRVEKKGLRAGEDKREHLDHVLERLHSFNPSQKIYTPDNEMIFSYDENRKQINFTNSRYNTVYEFKDIIQSEIILNEVSVSKTDRGSQLGGALIGGVLLGGVGAAIGGLSGDIKIEGKVKKIQLKITVNDIQNPNYYVLFFDSMTEIDKNDPVVKEAVEQITKWNSVINIFIKRYNEEKVLENHILDQPSSHNSSIADELLKLSNLLKEEIITKEEFDKEKSKLLNN; from the coding sequence ATGCGTCTTATTGGTTGTTTGTTTATGTTCATATTATTTATTGTGGTTATTTCAGCTTTTGGATCTTCTGTCGGAGCAGGAATAACGACAATAATAATAATTGGTCTGCTGGGTGGAGTGTTGTATTATATCGCTGATAGGGTCGAAAAGAAGGGCTTAAGAGCAGGGGAAGATAAAAGGGAACATCTTGATCATGTATTAGAAAGATTACACTCATTTAATCCAAGTCAAAAAATTTATACACCTGATAATGAAATGATATTTTCTTATGATGAAAATAGGAAACAAATCAATTTTACAAATAGTAGATATAATACAGTCTATGAATTTAAAGATATTATTCAATCTGAAATCATATTAAATGAAGTCTCAGTAAGCAAGACAGATAGAGGAAGCCAACTAGGTGGAGCTTTAATAGGAGGGGTATTATTAGGAGGGGTTGGAGCTGCGATAGGTGGCTTATCAGGTGATATAAAAATTGAAGGAAAAGTGAAAAAGATTCAATTAAAGATAACTGTGAATGACATTCAAAATCCAAATTACTATGTACTCTTTTTTGACAGTATGACGGAAATAGATAAAAATGATCCTGTTGTTAAGGAGGCCGTTGAACAAATAACAAAATGGAATAGTGTTATAAATATTTTTATAAAACGATACAACGAAGAAAAAGTATTAGAGAATCATATATTAGATCAGCCTTCAAGTCATAATAGTTCAATAGCTGATGAACTTTTAAAACTTTCCAATCTGCTGAAGGAAGAGATTATAACAAAAGAGGAATTCGATAAAGAAAAGTCAAAACTGCTGAATAATTAA
- a CDS encoding helix-turn-helix domain-containing protein, translated as MKFNLESSIKKLDVSMNKLAIMADIRPNTINDLVKGTTKRIELETLEKLLTAMNDLASNKRLNYAFQIQDIIEYENDSMFNPDFNGIITKEYFDSLRTILVNTTIFTSIPGYDKTTVSVLKLMYIFADDLLRSLVFWLPIKDLTPKEKSLFNIRYHLSEHHLAEITNGPSDISLNLTEKGREFIELLMRYGTDIN; from the coding sequence ATGAAATTTAATTTAGAATCTTCTATAAAAAAGCTTGATGTATCAATGAATAAACTGGCTATAATGGCTGATATACGCCCTAATACCATTAATGATCTTGTTAAGGGAACTACTAAGCGTATTGAACTTGAAACCCTCGAAAAACTGCTTACAGCAATGAACGATCTGGCCTCAAATAAAAGGCTTAACTACGCCTTTCAGATTCAGGACATCATAGAATATGAAAATGATTCGATGTTCAATCCTGACTTCAATGGTATTATCACAAAAGAATACTTCGATTCACTAAGAACAATTCTTGTTAACACTACAATTTTCACTTCAATTCCTGGTTATGATAAGACGACTGTTAGTGTGCTAAAGTTGATGTACATATTCGCAGATGACCTTCTCAGAAGTCTTGTTTTTTGGCTACCGATAAAAGATCTCACTCCTAAAGAAAAATCTTTATTCAATATAAGATATCATCTTAGCGAGCATCACTTAGCTGAGATAACAAATGGTCCATCAGATATTTCATTAAATTTGACCGAAAAGGGAAGAGAATTTATAGAACTCCTCATGAGATACGGAACTGACATTAATTAA
- a CDS encoding helix-turn-helix domain-containing protein, giving the protein MDIFSARLKWARERKYISQKDMAEKIGMSPQGYGKIENGQREPNLETLSKLPEILGESVDFLIGVTDFDKHGYNLLMLYKQAFSNVVFAQYDLAEVRLHSHDLSNENVKVDLDLKEKSSLDYIKGWKLRRDQVKDRLLTYALEQIPMTASNVFEELAAIEEIQNAVFPIPDEH; this is encoded by the coding sequence TTGGATATTTTTTCTGCGAGGTTGAAATGGGCAAGAGAAAGAAAATATATTAGCCAGAAAGATATGGCGGAGAAGATTGGAATGTCTCCACAAGGATACGGGAAAATCGAAAATGGTCAAAGAGAACCTAATTTAGAAACACTGTCCAAATTACCCGAAATACTTGGTGAAAGTGTTGACTTTTTAATTGGCGTAACCGATTTTGATAAACACGGTTACAATTTATTAATGCTATATAAACAAGCATTCTCAAATGTTGTCTTTGCTCAGTACGACTTAGCTGAGGTACGTCTGCATTCACACGATCTATCCAATGAGAATGTAAAGGTTGATTTAGATTTAAAGGAGAAAAGCTCTCTGGATTATATAAAGGGTTGGAAATTGCGTAGAGATCAAGTCAAAGACAGGCTCCTAACTTATGCACTTGAGCAAATACCAATGACAGCTTCGAATGTATTTGAGGAACTTGCAGCAATTGAGGAAATTCAAAATGCTGTATTTCCGATCCCAGATGAACATTAA
- a CDS encoding spore coat protein, with translation MQQQSQFGIQQRNGQQLNHGGHELFDAHEVLTCQINVLDQFMISRQYVKDQELLNILDRQYEFMLSHYNLTCESFATGQKPSQETSTYLIPNMTQPVYGIKPSPPKKPNQSLADVKDAGISGHMLGLIKTHASLLTMASVEMTNPVLRRVLASQVQNFIEMAYEIFLYQNKHAYYQVPQLASADALQMLNAYVPSTGTPQMPGTGAPAIH, from the coding sequence ATGCAGCAGCAATCGCAATTCGGTATTCAGCAACGAAACGGGCAGCAGTTGAATCATGGCGGACACGAGCTTTTTGACGCACATGAGGTGTTAACCTGCCAGATTAATGTGTTGGACCAATTTATGATTTCTCGGCAGTATGTAAAGGATCAGGAGCTGTTGAATATTCTTGACCGCCAGTACGAGTTTATGCTGTCCCATTACAATCTGACCTGTGAAAGCTTCGCTACAGGACAAAAGCCTAGCCAGGAAACTTCAACCTATCTGATTCCGAATATGACCCAGCCAGTCTACGGAATCAAGCCGTCGCCGCCCAAAAAACCGAATCAGTCGCTGGCTGATGTAAAGGATGCGGGAATCAGCGGTCATATGCTCGGGCTGATCAAGACACATGCCTCGCTGCTGACGATGGCTTCCGTTGAAATGACCAACCCGGTTCTGCGCCGCGTGCTTGCTTCCCAGGTCCAGAATTTTATCGAGATGGCTTATGAAATCTTTCTTTACCAGAACAAGCATGCGTATTATCAAGTTCCGCAGCTTGCCTCTGCAGATGCCCTGCAAATGCTGAATGCGTACGTTCCGTCAACGGGAACTCCGCAAATGCCAGGGACGGGCGCACCTGCCATTCACTAA
- the xerS gene encoding tyrosine recombinase XerS, producing MSIQKTNDRKHLDLKLPQMPWFVQQFIDYKRPDLSPSTLLEYIRDYESFFGWLRGEGLSVATDNTAITLLELETLHMDSIVGYRLHLTTRAVQTNTRVTVSRKLSALRSLFHYLSQIAEDENFYPLLKRNIMAKVEVKRAHKPKDTAAKLKGKILEDEELLEFVGYIYEGYGIDVAANKQAHYAHLLNRERDACIASLILNSGLRVSEVVNLNVDDLDVNNKLLYVTRKGNNDETFKTPVYFREQAKDDLSQYLVFRQSRYNTPKREKALFIALPNGQQEGKRMTKRAIQEMIMKYAKRFGKPFLTVHKLRHSFATDYYLQNDIYKTKEQLGHASTETTEIYAHLTDKTMSEAIERRAES from the coding sequence ATGAGCATCCAAAAGACCAACGACCGTAAACATCTGGATCTGAAACTGCCCCAGATGCCCTGGTTTGTGCAGCAATTTATCGATTACAAGCGCCCTGACCTCTCCCCCTCCACCTTGCTGGAGTATATTCGGGATTACGAATCCTTTTTCGGCTGGCTGCGCGGAGAAGGACTGTCCGTTGCCACGGACAACACCGCAATAACGCTGCTGGAGCTGGAAACGCTGCACATGGACAGTATCGTCGGCTACAGGCTGCATTTGACCACGCGCGCCGTGCAGACTAACACCCGTGTCACCGTATCCCGCAAGCTGTCGGCTCTGCGCTCCCTCTTCCACTATTTGAGCCAGATTGCCGAAGACGAGAACTTTTATCCGCTGCTGAAGCGCAATATTATGGCCAAAGTGGAGGTTAAACGGGCCCATAAACCCAAGGATACCGCAGCCAAGCTGAAGGGTAAAATTCTTGAGGACGAAGAGCTGCTGGAGTTCGTGGGCTACATCTATGAGGGCTATGGGATCGATGTTGCCGCCAATAAGCAGGCCCATTATGCTCATCTGCTGAACCGTGAGCGAGATGCCTGCATCGCCAGTCTGATCCTCAACTCCGGTCTGCGTGTATCCGAGGTTGTGAATCTCAATGTGGATGATCTGGATGTGAACAACAAGCTGCTCTATGTCACCCGCAAAGGCAACAACGATGAGACATTCAAAACCCCGGTCTACTTCCGGGAGCAGGCCAAGGACGACCTGTCCCAGTACCTTGTGTTTCGCCAATCGCGTTATAATACGCCCAAACGGGAAAAAGCGCTCTTTATCGCCCTGCCCAATGGGCAGCAGGAAGGCAAACGAATGACCAAGCGGGCGATTCAGGAGATGATCATGAAATACGCCAAACGTTTTGGCAAACCTTTTCTGACCGTTCACAAGCTGCGGCATTCCTTCGCTACCGATTATTACCTGCAGAATGATATCTACAAGACCAAAGAGCAGCTGGGCCATGCCTCTACAGAAACCACAGAGATCTACGCCCATCTGACCGACAAAACAATGTCTGAGGCCATTGAGCGGCGTGCGGAAAGCTGA
- the glp gene encoding gephyrin-like molybdotransferase Glp: MSDEKEWQETKFQRKALQVTDAQARLMAQAKRLEPQSVPLMESCGRYLAEDINAPHPFPAFNRSAMDGYALIAADTAECSGGSVVWLEVIDNIPCGAVPSQVIGSGQAARIMTGAQVPEGADTVIMLEVTETRQTDGLTYVGIRKPQKSGNSITPLGLELRQGDDLLPKGRLISAGEIAVLAAFGVHSVQVYRRPKVAIVATGTELLEVHEPLQPGKIRNSNSPMLEVLVREAGGEPVMLDAIVDDLELARSRVQMALDAYDLVITTGGVSVGDYDIMGDLVREHSVEMLFNKVSMRPGSVTTAALRGGKLLLALSGNPGACFVGFQLFGGPVVKEMQGAEQPYLPQWTARLGSDYNKVNNYTRFVRAKLVIKDGSVWAFPADIDESSVTVTIKDSDCLIVVPPEEKGLAAGARIQVIKLPGEIRG, from the coding sequence ATGAGCGACGAGAAGGAGTGGCAAGAGACTAAATTTCAGCGCAAAGCGCTTCAGGTTACAGATGCCCAGGCCCGATTAATGGCCCAGGCCAAGCGCCTGGAACCCCAGTCAGTACCGCTGATGGAGAGCTGCGGGCGATATTTGGCTGAGGACATTAACGCGCCGCATCCTTTTCCGGCATTTAACCGGTCAGCGATGGATGGTTATGCGTTGATTGCAGCAGACACTGCCGAATGCAGCGGCGGGAGCGTAGTATGGCTGGAGGTAATAGACAATATTCCATGCGGAGCCGTGCCTTCACAGGTGATAGGCAGCGGACAGGCTGCCCGGATTATGACGGGGGCGCAGGTCCCGGAAGGCGCAGACACTGTCATTATGCTGGAGGTCACCGAAACCCGTCAGACAGATGGCCTGACTTATGTAGGTATCCGCAAGCCTCAGAAGTCAGGCAATAGTATTACACCGCTTGGTCTGGAGCTGAGACAGGGCGATGATCTGCTTCCTAAAGGACGGCTGATCTCCGCCGGAGAAATTGCCGTACTTGCGGCTTTTGGAGTCCATAGCGTTCAAGTGTATAGACGTCCGAAAGTGGCGATTGTTGCCACTGGAACTGAGCTGCTGGAGGTGCACGAACCACTGCAGCCCGGCAAAATCCGCAACAGCAATTCCCCAATGCTGGAAGTGCTCGTCCGGGAAGCCGGCGGCGAGCCGGTGATGCTTGATGCAATCGTCGACGATCTGGAGCTGGCCCGCAGCCGGGTGCAGATGGCGCTGGACGCCTATGATCTGGTAATTACAACAGGCGGAGTCTCGGTTGGAGATTATGATATTATGGGCGATCTGGTACGGGAGCATAGCGTAGAGATGCTGTTCAACAAGGTTAGTATGCGTCCGGGCAGTGTAACTACAGCCGCCTTGCGCGGCGGCAAGCTGCTGCTGGCTCTGTCTGGCAATCCGGGTGCTTGTTTTGTTGGCTTTCAGCTGTTTGGCGGACCGGTGGTTAAAGAGATGCAGGGAGCGGAGCAACCGTATTTGCCGCAATGGACGGCCAGGCTGGGCAGCGATTATAACAAGGTGAACAATTACACCCGGTTCGTGCGGGCGAAGCTTGTAATCAAGGACGGCAGCGTGTGGGCATTCCCGGCCGATATTGATGAATCCTCAGTAACCGTAACGATCAAAGACAGCGATTGTCTGATCGTGGTGCCGCCGGAGGAGAAGGGGCTTGCAGCGGGAGCGAGGATTCAGGTAATCAAGCTCCCGGGTGAAATTCGCGGCTGA
- a CDS encoding DUF4178 domain-containing protein, whose amino-acid sequence MSIWKRIGNLFSKPAPVEVPKSMLQLSPGDICEVSLVTYEVTGRTRTDGRNAVVLTLRDGSQIAYLHIEQREQLQYALYKPIDGRLDDPAEVPSTIELDGHTFYLEEEYEGYVAVAGQTAFMNGGEQHVWQFQSDESRLLRVEWQNGRFMLYEGERVISGDVKVIRAS is encoded by the coding sequence ATGAGTATATGGAAACGTATTGGCAACCTATTCTCCAAGCCGGCACCTGTGGAGGTGCCCAAAAGCATGCTGCAGCTGTCTCCCGGAGACATCTGTGAAGTGTCTTTGGTAACTTATGAGGTAACGGGTCGTACCCGTACCGACGGACGCAATGCGGTGGTGCTTACGCTGCGCGACGGAAGCCAGATCGCCTATCTGCATATCGAGCAGCGCGAGCAGCTGCAATATGCCCTGTATAAGCCGATTGACGGTCGGCTGGATGACCCGGCTGAGGTACCGTCCACGATTGAGCTGGATGGCCATACCTTTTATCTGGAAGAGGAATATGAAGGTTATGTCGCAGTGGCAGGCCAGACAGCCTTCATGAATGGCGGAGAGCAGCATGTATGGCAATTCCAGTCCGATGAATCCCGGCTGCTGCGGGTGGAATGGCAGAACGGCCGGTTCATGCTGTATGAAGGGGAACGGGTAATTTCAGGTGACGTTAAGGTGATCCGGGCAAGCTAG
- a CDS encoding DUF350 domain-containing protein, with protein sequence MDILNLLTMAVWTVCGVVLLFVLMYVDSLFTKYNDLEELRAGNMAVTTRFVLKLLAQSYILSTAISASRQLGEALIVTVVSFLLLLVMERVVRLLLSRWGKLELDHGTQLGKVGYGLLSGMLHVAGALIISAMI encoded by the coding sequence ATGGATATTCTAAACCTCTTGACCATGGCCGTGTGGACGGTATGCGGGGTGGTGCTGCTGTTTGTGCTAATGTATGTGGATTCATTATTTACTAAATATAATGATCTGGAAGAATTAAGAGCAGGCAATATGGCAGTGACTACCCGCTTTGTGCTGAAGCTGCTTGCCCAGTCCTATATTCTATCCACTGCCATATCGGCATCCAGACAACTGGGTGAGGCGCTCATTGTCACTGTGGTTTCGTTCCTGCTGCTGCTGGTTATGGAGAGGGTTGTCCGCCTGCTGCTGTCCCGCTGGGGCAAGCTGGAGCTGGATCACGGAACACAGCTGGGCAAGGTGGGATATGGGCTGCTGTCGGGGATGCTCCATGTTGCCGGAGCATTAATTATTTCAGCCATGATATAG
- a CDS encoding PspA/IM30 family protein — protein MSIFKRLRDLTMSNVNAIIDKAEDPIKMTDQYIRDMTEDLEDAEKAVAAQIAIEKKFKQLYEEQEALVTKRNQQAHAAAQAGNADLARRALEEKKTAEGKLAEYKTSFDQNKASADNLRGKLEEMRKQLTQMKSKRETLVARYNAAKAQTEINKAMSGFSSDSASAGLKRMEDKMLQAEAQAEASNEMSSGSKSLDDEFEKLNKDQGVDDELAALMKQYDKQ, from the coding sequence ATGTCTATCTTTAAAAGACTGCGTGACCTTACGATGTCCAATGTGAATGCCATTATCGACAAAGCGGAAGACCCGATTAAAATGACTGACCAATACATCCGCGACATGACCGAGGATCTGGAGGACGCCGAGAAAGCGGTAGCCGCCCAGATCGCGATTGAGAAGAAATTCAAGCAGCTGTATGAGGAGCAGGAAGCTCTGGTCACCAAACGCAACCAGCAGGCACACGCCGCAGCCCAGGCCGGCAACGCCGATTTGGCCCGCCGCGCCTTGGAAGAGAAGAAGACAGCGGAAGGCAAGCTGGCAGAATACAAAACCAGCTTCGATCAGAATAAGGCTTCGGCAGACAATCTTCGCGGCAAGCTGGAGGAAATGCGCAAGCAGCTGACTCAGATGAAGAGCAAACGCGAGACATTGGTAGCGCGCTACAATGCAGCCAAGGCTCAGACCGAAATCAACAAGGCAATGAGCGGATTCAGCTCAGATTCGGCTTCGGCAGGACTGAAGCGGATGGAGGACAAGATGCTGCAGGCGGAAGCGCAGGCTGAAGCCAGCAATGAGATGAGCTCCGGCAGCAAATCGCTGGATGACGAATTCGAGAAGCTGAACAAGGATCAAGGTGTGGACGACGAGCTTGCCGCTCTGATGAAGCAATACGACAAACAATAA
- a CDS encoding dihydroorotate dehydrogenase, translated as MVNLSTQIAGVHFKNPIVMASGTFGFGREYGKLYDLNLLGGISGKGLTLHPKAGNPGTRVYETASGMLNSVGLENPGVPAFLEKECPHWEQLDTARLVNLGGGTLEDYVIGAELIQQDADDRISRGQASAVDMIELNISCPNVKEGGIAFGVKTVAAQEVVRAVRQATKLPLAVKLSPNAEDIAVMAQMCQEEGADAVSLINTISGMKIDVRRRSSVFNNLYAGLSGPAIKPVALRMVHQVSQRVTIPVIGMGGITCATDIIEFIMAGAAVIQVGTYNFMNLRAGSTLVEELEQFMLQENIASLDEIRGII; from the coding sequence ATGGTTAATCTGAGCACTCAGATTGCAGGAGTACACTTCAAGAATCCCATCGTGATGGCGTCCGGTACCTTCGGCTTCGGGCGGGAATACGGGAAGCTGTATGACCTTAACCTGCTGGGCGGGATATCCGGCAAAGGCCTGACGCTACATCCGAAGGCTGGTAATCCAGGCACACGTGTCTATGAGACGGCTTCGGGCATGCTGAACAGTGTGGGCCTGGAGAATCCGGGTGTTCCGGCTTTCCTGGAGAAGGAATGTCCGCACTGGGAGCAGCTGGATACGGCCCGGCTTGTGAATCTCGGCGGCGGAACGCTTGAAGATTATGTGATTGGCGCAGAGCTGATCCAGCAGGATGCCGACGACCGGATAAGCCGTGGACAGGCATCGGCTGTTGACATGATTGAACTGAACATTTCCTGTCCCAATGTGAAGGAAGGCGGAATTGCTTTTGGCGTGAAGACCGTTGCCGCCCAGGAAGTGGTTCGCGCGGTAAGGCAAGCGACGAAGCTGCCGCTTGCCGTGAAGCTGTCGCCGAACGCGGAGGACATCGCCGTGATGGCCCAGATGTGTCAGGAGGAGGGCGCGGATGCGGTCTCGCTGATCAACACGATCTCCGGGATGAAGATCGATGTGCGCCGCCGCAGCAGTGTATTCAATAATCTGTATGCCGGATTGTCGGGACCTGCGATCAAGCCGGTGGCCTTGCGGATGGTACATCAGGTCTCACAGCGCGTGACAATTCCCGTAATTGGCATGGGCGGCATTACCTGCGCCACGGATATCATCGAATTTATTATGGCCGGTGCTGCGGTAATCCAGGTGGGAACCTATAACTTCATGAATCTGCGCGCCGGCAGCACACTGGTGGAGGAATTGGAACAATTTATGCTGCAGGAGAACATCGCTTCCCTGGATGAAATTCGTGGCATTATTTAA
- a CDS encoding dihydroorotate dehydrogenase electron transfer subunit — MATVISNERLADGVYHLRIEGNYGGEMGQFYMLRAWGAYPLLSRPLSIHQVNDNGIEFLYHVVGEGTEILAKLGSGDTLTLEGPFGTGFPQVEGRIALVGGGIGIAPLYHCASELPGCDIYLGFSREAFRTEAFRQLGAELTVDVGGLILDSVDFAQYDHVFVCGPHPMLKAAQLKAIAAETAGSTAQVYLSLENRMACGIGACLVCSVSCHDGQRKACTDGPVFLSQEVIFHG; from the coding sequence GTGGCGACGGTTATAAGTAACGAACGGCTGGCAGACGGAGTATACCACCTCAGAATTGAGGGCAACTACGGCGGTGAAATGGGTCAATTCTACATGCTGCGGGCATGGGGAGCCTATCCGCTGCTGTCCAGACCGCTGAGCATACATCAAGTAAACGATAATGGCATTGAATTTCTCTATCATGTAGTGGGTGAAGGGACGGAAATTCTGGCGAAACTGGGATCAGGCGATACCCTTACGCTGGAGGGTCCCTTCGGAACCGGCTTTCCACAGGTGGAAGGCCGCATTGCGCTGGTAGGCGGGGGAATTGGCATTGCACCACTCTATCACTGTGCAAGCGAACTCCCGGGCTGTGATATCTACCTCGGCTTCAGCCGGGAAGCGTTCCGCACCGAGGCCTTCCGGCAGCTGGGAGCGGAGCTGACCGTCGATGTCGGCGGACTGATTCTGGACAGCGTCGATTTCGCGCAATATGATCATGTATTCGTCTGCGGTCCGCATCCAATGCTGAAGGCCGCGCAGTTGAAGGCGATTGCCGCCGAAACAGCCGGCAGCACCGCCCAGGTCTATCTGTCGTTGGAGAACCGGATGGCCTGCGGAATCGGCGCCTGTCTGGTCTGCAGTGTCTCCTGTCATGACGGTCAGCGCAAGGCTTGCACGGATGGTCCTGTCTTTTTGTCGCAGGAGGTGATCTTCCATGGTTAA
- a CDS encoding NADH:flavin oxidoreductase/NADH oxidase codes for MTDLFTPYELKGLTLKNRIVMPPMCQYAVDQEDGIPNNWHFVHYVSRAVGGTGFIIVEMTGIHPDGRITSRDTGLWDDSQIAAYRKITESVHENGAKIAIQLGHAGRKAVDAQPPVAPSAIPFDARSQTPQALSAEAVEALIADFREAARRAVEAGFDSVELHGAHGYLIHQFHSRLTNTREDEYGRDPALFGVRVTEAVREVLPAEMPLLMRISAKEYIEGGYDEAYALDICRRYKEAGVDMFHVSSGGEGPIGSNGGPHAGPAYQVQLAEYIRSGLQIPVIAVGRLESYEDAQSIVAGEQAELVAVGRGMLSDPYWALHAEEALGGVAVVPKPYERGVWQRK; via the coding sequence ATGACGGATTTATTTACCCCTTATGAACTGAAAGGCCTAACCCTCAAGAACCGGATCGTAATGCCTCCGATGTGCCAATACGCCGTTGACCAAGAGGATGGCATCCCTAACAACTGGCATTTCGTGCATTATGTCAGCAGAGCCGTCGGCGGTACCGGCTTCATCATCGTGGAGATGACCGGGATTCATCCCGACGGCAGAATTACGAGCCGGGACACCGGACTATGGGATGACAGCCAGATTGCCGCCTACCGCAAAATAACTGAAAGCGTTCATGAGAACGGAGCCAAAATTGCCATCCAGCTGGGACATGCCGGACGCAAGGCAGTTGATGCACAGCCTCCGGTCGCACCTTCAGCCATCCCGTTTGACGCCCGCTCGCAAACACCGCAGGCGCTCTCGGCCGAAGCGGTTGAGGCTCTGATTGCGGACTTCCGCGAAGCCGCACGCCGTGCGGTGGAAGCCGGATTTGACTCGGTGGAGCTTCATGGCGCGCATGGATACCTGATCCACCAGTTTCACTCTCGGCTTACCAATACCAGGGAGGACGAATATGGACGTGATCCTGCCTTGTTTGGCGTCAGGGTAACGGAGGCGGTCCGCGAGGTACTGCCTGCTGAAATGCCCCTGCTGATGCGCATCTCCGCCAAGGAATATATTGAAGGCGGCTATGATGAAGCTTATGCGCTGGATATTTGCCGCAGATACAAGGAGGCGGGTGTGGATATGTTCCATGTCTCCTCCGGGGGAGAAGGGCCCATCGGTTCCAATGGCGGACCGCATGCCGGACCGGCCTACCAGGTGCAGCTTGCCGAATATATCCGCAGCGGTCTGCAGATACCTGTTATTGCCGTCGGCCGATTGGAATCATATGAAGACGCCCAGTCCATCGTGGCCGGAGAGCAGGCTGAGCTGGTCGCGGTTGGGCGCGGCATGCTAAGCGATCCCTATTGGGCTCTGCACGCCGAAGAAGCGCTTGGAGGCGTGGCTGTAGTGCCTAAGCCTTATGAACGCGGGGTATGGCAGCGTAAATAG